The sequence GTTTTCTCTAGCCAACAGGAACTTGACCTTGAACTCTTTGATTATGTAAACTGGTTCAACAATGTTCGCATACACGGATCACTGGACTATCTAACACCGAATGAGTACAAGCTAATGCACCTTTAAATATTTGTCCAGTTTAGTGTTGACATACCAGTCCTGACTCTTCAGTTCCTAGAGCGGGACTCTGTTGTTATGTTTGCACTTAGCCGCTGAGCCAAATGTAATATGGCCCCTTGTCCGATTCCCTTCACCCCACTCAAAAGACCGTGGATGTATAAGATTGATAACCGGTGTAAAGCGGAGAATAATTGACATTTTCAGTTTATTCGCTATCATCAGAGATGAGGGCGAAAAGCAGTGTATGTTTCTTTTGTCAACACAGTGCGTTTTCCCCCGGTATAGAGTATATCTGACTCTGGTACTACAGCAAGGGGGATGCACATGCACAGGCTGGAAAAACTGAGGAATCATATTGATGGCATCCTGCACAGTGTTGTCGCTGCCTATGAGCGCAGATGCGGCTTCCTTCACTTGTACGGGGTGGCCCAGGCGGCCGCCCTGCTGGCGGAAAGAAAGGGACTTGCCCCCGATATAGCAGCTGCAGCTGCCATGCTCCATGACATTTACACTTACCGGACAGGACACACTGCCCTGCACAGCCACAACAGCGCAGAAGAGGCCCGCCCCGTGCTGAGAGACATGGGCATTTTCTCTCAGGAAGAGCAGTTGCTGATTCTCTCGGCTGTCTTTCATCACTCGGACAAGACCCATAGGCATGATGAGTACGATGAAATCCTTAAAAACGCCGATGTCCTGCAACACTATCTATACAATCCTGCCCTGCCTGTCAGCCCCGGCAATGCGGCCAGGTTGGAGCATACGCTGGCAATCTTGGGTTACTCCACCACTCACCAGATTAGGGTGGCTGAAGTTAAGCATAATAAAGCTTCCGCTCGCGATAAAAGGGCGCTGCTAGCGAACATAGCAGAAAAGATGGCTGATGAGAAGATTGTCGGTGAGCCCGGAAACATAACATTTGCTCACATTGCCCGGCGCTGGCCCGATACCTTAGAACATAAAAGCATTGAACAGTTGGCCGGCAACTGGTGTGCAGCATTCGTCCATCATTGTTGTCAGGAGGCCGGGTTCCTTTTGCCATTCAGGCATCCCAATGTTTCCTGCCGATTTGCCGCCGTCAGGGGCTGGTATGAGTGGAGCACCAGGCGGGAGATAAATCTGTTTACTCCTGCCGAAACAGGTTATATTCCTCAACGAGGGGATATTGTTATTTTTAGAGACAGCATACCTCCTCAAAAGAACAACGCCCCTAGTGGCACCCTAGATCACATTGGCATAGTGCTGAAAAACCTGGATCGTCACATTATTGTCGCCGAGGGCAATGCCGACAACAGCAATCTCTCAGCAATTATGGCAAGAGACCGCTCAGAAAACATCGCAGGTTACATTCATATGGACAACGACTTCGAGTATGAGGGCTGGAAGACAGATTATAAAACCGGTCAGGAGAGAGTTGAAACTTATTCTCCATATCATCCGGTCCCGCAGTCAAGATAATAATCTCGATCGGCGCAGCATTGCTGCCCGTAATCATTATCCCAGCGATTACCGCCTGCTCATTGGCTGTATATAAAGTGCGCAAGATCAGCCCAACTATCTTGTTGAAGGATTAATCCAATATATAGGCTACTTACTGTAGTAAACTGCAGCGAGCCGCCTTTTCTCAATCGCTTCTCTGCCTCTGTGGCAAAATCCGGACAAGGGACCTGTCCCCTTGTCCGGGTTGC comes from Bacillota bacterium and encodes:
- a CDS encoding IS3 family transposase, whose protein sequence is VFSSQQELDLELFDYVNWFNNVRIHGSLDYLTPNEYKLMHL
- a CDS encoding CHAP domain-containing protein is translated as MHMHRLEKLRNHIDGILHSVVAAYERRCGFLHLYGVAQAAALLAERKGLAPDIAAAAAMLHDIYTYRTGHTALHSHNSAEEARPVLRDMGIFSQEEQLLILSAVFHHSDKTHRHDEYDEILKNADVLQHYLYNPALPVSPGNAARLEHTLAILGYSTTHQIRVAEVKHNKASARDKRALLANIAEKMADEKIVGEPGNITFAHIARRWPDTLEHKSIEQLAGNWCAAFVHHCCQEAGFLLPFRHPNVSCRFAAVRGWYEWSTRREINLFTPAETGYIPQRGDIVIFRDSIPPQKNNAPSGTLDHIGIVLKNLDRHIIVAEGNADNSNLSAIMARDRSENIAGYIHMDNDFEYEGWKTDYKTGQERVETYSPYHPVPQSR